From the genome of Spinacia oleracea cultivar Varoflay chromosome 2, BTI_SOV_V1, whole genome shotgun sequence, one region includes:
- the LOC110779117 gene encoding uncharacterized protein gives MESGNSSSMQSSSGGDDQEYESSGGGMAAAATAVYSTNTATLLQQQPSHFTNNQMFMLSPPSNNQLPPPVPPSLPPSNSGYLDSFETQTNYHNLMFGWPQQHQFGGGGVTGVGLSDPNQSCTTPNTTHLLPPPRSVAGPSSASPLQQNMTTAVGGAAGASGSGGGGGGSKNPRKRTRASRRAPTTVLTTDTTNFRAMVQEFTGIPSSPFSAAASPLLSRRLTDLLSGSGSSLRSAPPPLMAGTNSTSLERLLAGFNNNNNNNIYPFRPAPHKPNNNNNNNNNTLQNINNMISTSSSTPNSNNNHLSFQSLLQSTTTVTTPTTNSVRYPSIFSDLGGVIGNHDQLFGFGSSDPSGSGGWRGGGGGGGGGGVSNDQDQEQHDDGNFRGAEKSNNNNNNNNNNNNVSNQQMGGSISGGGGTSNYNVNVNCSRDKGLDTPPNRGGAQGTLGDFLG, from the coding sequence ATGGAGTCGGGGAATAGTAGTAGCATGCAATCATCGAGCGGCGGAGATGATCAGGAATACGAATCGAGCGGCGGCGGTATGGCGGCTGCTGCAACAGCAGTATATAGTACTAATACTGCTACACTACTGCAACAACAACCGTCTCATTTTACTAACAATCAAATGTTTATGTTATCGCCGCCGTCAAACAATCAATTACCTCCTCCTGTGCCGCCGTCATTACCGCCGTCAAATTCGGGTTACTTAGACTCTTTTGAAACGCAGACGAATTATCATAATTTGATGTTTGGTTGGCCACAGCAACACCAGTTCGGTGGCGGTGGTGTGACTGGTGTCGGGTTATCTGATCCTAATCAAAGTTGCACCACCCCTAATACCACCCATCTTCTTCCGCCTCCTCGATCAGTCGCTGGGCCGTCGTCTGCGTCACCTCTTCAACAGAATATGACCACCGCTGTTGGAGGAGCTGCTGGAGCTAGCGGTagtggcggcggtggtggtggaagTAAGAATCCGAGAAAGAGGACAAGAGCGTCAAGAAGAGCGCCAACGACGGTGTTAACAACCGATACGACGAATTTCCGAGCAATGGTTCAGGAATTTACCGGCATTCCTTCATCTCCATTTTCAGCAGCTGCATCTCCTCTCCTTTCACGGCGGCTTACCGATCTCCTCTCTGGTTCCGGCTCCAGTTTACGGTCAGCCCCACCGCCGCTGATGGCGGGTACGAACTCAACCTCACTCGAAAGACTTCTTGCCGggttcaacaacaacaacaacaacaacatttaCCCATTTAGACCTGCACCTCataaacccaacaacaacaacaacaacaacaacaataccctacaaaatataaacaatatgatCAGTACTTCTTCTTCAACTCCAAACAGTAATAACAATCATCTCTCATTTCAATCTCTCctacaatcaacaacaacagtaacaacaccaacaacaaaTTCTGTACGGTACCCGTCTATATTTTCGGACCTTGGTGGGGTAATAGGGAATCATGATCAgttgttcgggttcgggtcatcgGACCCTAGTGGTAGTGGTGGTTGGAGAGGCGGTGGCGGAGGCGGAGGTGGAGGAGGAGTATCGAATGATCAAGATCAAGAACAACATGATGATGGAAATTTCAGAGGTGCTGAAaagagtaataataataataataataataataataataataatgttagtAATCAGCAAATGGGGGGGTCGATTAGTGGAGGAGGTGGGACTTCCAATTATAATGTGAATGTCAATTGCTCAAGAGATAAAGGTTTAGACACCCCCCCTAACAGAGGTGGTGCCCAAGGTACGTTGGGTGATTTTCttggttaa